The Christiangramia flava JLT2011 region GCTCAGAATTAAGTTGTTCCCGCAGGGAGTTGTTGTCACCAATCATGAAGAAAAGGCCAACGATGGCAAGGAGACAGGCGGCCCAGCCAATATAGGCGGTCCAATGGGTTTTTTCCTGTGGCTCGAGGCGTTTTACCGGAGTTTCGGTTTTTTCGCCGCCCATTTTGCGCTTGATACTCGCCAGTAATGCTTCTGGATCATATGATGGGGCAGCAGCGGATGAAAGACTTATCAGTGCTTTTTCAATTTCTTCTACTTCTTTGCGAATTTCCGGATACTCTTTTAAAGCTTCCGTTACCTCTCTGCTTTCCGGTTCTGTTAAGGCACCGTAAACATAGAGTTCGAGAATTCCGGATGATATATATTCCTGTATATCCATATTATTCTGCTAAAATTTCACGAAGCTTGTTTATGCAGGCTCTGTTCTTGGTCTTGACCGTTCCCAGGGGCATTTCGAGTTCTTCGGCGGTTTCTTTTTGAGTAAAACCTTTGAAGAACAACAGGTCAATAAGCTTTTTACATATTGGCTTCAAAACATTAATATATTTAGAGATCCCAATGGCATCTGTCGTGGAAGAGAAATGCGATTTGTTCTCTAAAATATCTACGAAATTATCTGCTGCAAGGTTTTTCTGTTTGTTCTTATGGCTTTTGGAGCGTATCTGATCTATCGATGCATTCCGGGCGATGTTGAGAATCCAGGTGAAGAATCGCCCTTTACTGGAATTGTAGGAGGCGGCATTTTCCCAAATTTTCAGAAAAACATCCTGCATGATTTCTTCGGCTATCGTTTCGTCATGAACGATACTGTAAATGATTCCGTAGACACTTTCAGAATAGAGTTCATAAATTCTTTCAAAGGCTTTTTCATTGCCATTCTGAAGTTCCAGGATGAGTCCGTCTTGTTGCATAGGTTAGGAATTGAAGTTTTAAATATATGGATTACACCGAAATAAAAAAAGCGGCCGCTAAGCCGCTTATTCTTAATATTCAAAAAAATCTATTGTTCAGTATCCATATCACTGCTCATTCCAGTGCTCTCTTCGATCACACCACAACCTACGCGGTCTCCAGCAGCTCCTGATGGCTGAGAAGTAAAATCATCCACTCCGTTATGTACGATGATGGCATGTCCAAGAATATCCTTATTCTTGTCTCCACAACCAATACACCATTCATCGGTGCTCATGCTAATGGTTCCATTACCATTGGCGTCTACTTTGAAATTCCCGATATCACCTTTGTGGTATCCTTTAGAGTCACCCCACTTACCATGTTGCTCTCCGGTTGGATTCCAGTGACCTTTTGCGGAAGAACCATCTGCCGCGCTACAATCGCCCTGTTCGTGGATGTGGATGGCATGTTCGCCTTCAGCAAGACCAGAAATCATGGCGGTCATAGAAACTTCACCGTCTTCCTGGGTAAATACCACATTTCCGGTAAGACCTGAATCGTTGGTGGCCTGAAGCGTCACTTTTGCCTTTTTAACTTCCATGTCTTTTTGATCCATGTCTGAAGTCATTTCAGTATTTGACTCTTTATCCATGGAATCCATCTCATCGTTTTCTTTTTTGTTGTCTTTACATCCGGTAAGTACCAGACCAGCACAAAAAATCAGGGATAAACTAATACGTTTCATAATCATTCGATTGGTTTATTTTTCAGTTAAATCGAATCTAAAGTAACCCTAAAACCTGCAGTTACCAAAGATTTAAGGATAGCTTAACAATGCGGCGCCTGTCTTTCCATAAGATTAACAAAAGCGAACATTTCCGCAAGAAAAAAGCCATCCGGATGAGGATGGCTTTTTGGATTCAACTAATAAACTTTTTACAGTTCTTTAATCTTGATATTTTTAAATGAAACGGCATGGCCATGGTCCTGCAATGCCAGATGACCTTTGGTCTCTTTAGCAAAAGCGTCCCAACTGGCAAATTTGGAATTCTGAACCAATTCGTTCCAGCCTTCTCCGTTTACCGGGAATTCTACGATTCGCTCACCATTAAGTTCCACCCAGCCCTCATTTTTCTGATGATCGATATGAATGACCTCCTGGTTCCACTCTCCAGCAGGATTCACTACATTTTTTGCCGGGGGCACCATATCATATAGAGAGCCCGAAAGCCGGTTAGGACCATTTTTTGCATCAGGATGGCGCTCATCGTCCAGCACCTGAATTTCAGGGCCGGTTAAATAGGGTTCACCATATTTTTCATCTTCCTGAACGGCCCACATGATCCCGCTATTTCCTCCTTCGGAAATTTTCCAGTCTATCTTAAGTTCGAAATTTTCAAATTCTTCTTTTGAAATCAGGTTTTCTGCACCATTTCGCTCTTCAGCAGGAGTGAAGACAAGAGCTCCATCTTCCACGCGCCACTGGCTTGAAATACTATCTTTATTATAAGCTTTCCAGCCTTCGAGATTTTCCCCATTAAAAAGATCTTTCCATTCATCTTTCGTGGTTTGAGCAGTGGTATCGGTGACCATGGCCTGATCTCTTTCATTAGCCTCCTGATCATTATTATTCTTGCAGGCGGTTGTAGCGAGCATTGCAAAACAGCCGGCTGCCAATATTATTCTTTTCATGCTAGTCGGTTTTAAGTCCAAGTATTTTTTTAAGTCGGTTTTCATCAATTTCAGAACCAGCGAAATCGTCAAATCTTTTTTGGGTGGCTTCAATGATGTTCTTGGCGATGAAAGGCGCACCTTCGCGTGCTCCCTGTTCAGGAGACTTGATACAGCATTCCCACTCGAGCACTGCCCAAACATCACAGCCATATTCAGTAAGCTTAGAGAAAACCGTCTGGAAATCTACCTGCCCGTCTCCCGGGTGCCGATATCTTCCGGCTCGATCACGCCAGTCATTATAACCTCCGAACATGCCTTTTTTACCGGTTGGATTAAATTCAGCATCCTTGACATGGAACATTTTAATGTACTCATGATAGTGATCGATATATTCAATATAATCCAGCTGCTGTAACACGAAGTGGCTAGGATCGTAAAGAATGTTCACTCTTTTGTGATTGTGAGTGGCATCCAGAAATCGCTCAAATGTATCACCATCATGAAGATCTTCCCCGGGATGAATTTCATAGCAAACATCCACGCCATTTTCATCAAATTCATTCAGAATAGGCATCCATCTTTTTGCCAGTTCCTCGAAGCCCATTTCCACCAGGCCATCAGGACGCTGTGGCCATGGGTGAGCGGTGTGCCAAAGTAGCGAACCGCTGAAAGTGCCATGAACGTCTAAACCAAGGAATCTGCTTGCTTTTGCAGCATATTTTAACTGATTGACGGCCCACTCGGTTCTGGCTTTGGGATTGTTCTTATAATCATCTGGAGCGAAATTATCGAACATCAGGTCATAAGCCGGATGCACGGCAACCAGTTGTCCCTGCAGGTGAGTACTTAATTCAGTGATCTGCAGGCCATAACTTTCTACTTTTCCTTTTAGCTCCTGACAATACGTTTCACTTTCAGCAGCCTGTTTAAGGTTGATTAGCCGGGTTTCCCAGGTAGGGATCTGAATTCCTTTATAACCTAATTCCGAAGCCCATTTACATAGGCCGTCCAGAGAATTAAAAGGTGCTTTATCGTCCATGAACTGCGCGAGAAATACGGCAGGTCCTTTAATTGTCTTCATCATTAATCATCAAGTTTTATCCACACATTGCCCTCTTTGTGAGAAGCAACGGTCTTTTCAATAAATTTCATTCCGCGGGCACCTTCCTGTAAAAGGGGATAGGCACCGTCAAATTTCTTCTTACCATTGATGGCATTGGCAATTCCCAAGTAAATATTTCCCATGGAATCAAAAATACCTTCCGGGTGTCCCGGTGGCAGCTTGGTGCCTTCCAGAGAAAAATCTGAATTGTAAACATGGCCTGGTTTTAACACCTGAAGTGGTTTTCCGTCTACCATTAAATAGAGATAATTTGGGTTCTCCTGTTGCCATTTGAGCCCGCCTTTCTCTCCATAAATCTGTACGGTGAAATTGTTTTCTTCACCGGTAGCGATCTGGCTGGCTC contains the following coding sequences:
- a CDS encoding RNA polymerase sigma factor; this translates as MQQDGLILELQNGNEKAFERIYELYSESVYGIIYSIVHDETIAEEIMQDVFLKIWENAASYNSSKGRFFTWILNIARNASIDQIRSKSHKNKQKNLAADNFVDILENKSHFSSTTDAIGISKYINVLKPICKKLIDLLFFKGFTQKETAEELEMPLGTVKTKNRACINKLREILAE
- a CDS encoding superoxide dismutase family protein, whose protein sequence is MKRISLSLIFCAGLVLTGCKDNKKENDEMDSMDKESNTEMTSDMDQKDMEVKKAKVTLQATNDSGLTGNVVFTQEDGEVSMTAMISGLAEGEHAIHIHEQGDCSAADGSSAKGHWNPTGEQHGKWGDSKGYHKGDIGNFKVDANGNGTISMSTDEWCIGCGDKNKDILGHAIIVHNGVDDFTSQPSGAAGDRVGCGVIEESTGMSSDMDTEQ
- a CDS encoding 3-keto-disaccharide hydrolase, encoding MKRIILAAGCFAMLATTACKNNNDQEANERDQAMVTDTTAQTTKDEWKDLFNGENLEGWKAYNKDSISSQWRVEDGALVFTPAEERNGAENLISKEEFENFELKIDWKISEGGNSGIMWAVQEDEKYGEPYLTGPEIQVLDDERHPDAKNGPNRLSGSLYDMVPPAKNVVNPAGEWNQEVIHIDHQKNEGWVELNGERIVEFPVNGEGWNELVQNSKFASWDAFAKETKGHLALQDHGHAVSFKNIKIKEL
- a CDS encoding sugar phosphate isomerase/epimerase family protein, with protein sequence MKTIKGPAVFLAQFMDDKAPFNSLDGLCKWASELGYKGIQIPTWETRLINLKQAAESETYCQELKGKVESYGLQITELSTHLQGQLVAVHPAYDLMFDNFAPDDYKNNPKARTEWAVNQLKYAAKASRFLGLDVHGTFSGSLLWHTAHPWPQRPDGLVEMGFEELAKRWMPILNEFDENGVDVCYEIHPGEDLHDGDTFERFLDATHNHKRVNILYDPSHFVLQQLDYIEYIDHYHEYIKMFHVKDAEFNPTGKKGMFGGYNDWRDRAGRYRHPGDGQVDFQTVFSKLTEYGCDVWAVLEWECCIKSPEQGAREGAPFIAKNIIEATQKRFDDFAGSEIDENRLKKILGLKTD